From the Plasmodium brasilianum strain Bolivian I chromosome 7, whole genome shotgun sequence genome, the window GCAAATTttctaatgaaaaaattcaaTAAGGAAATTAGACTAATTTACAGAACGTTGGAcgataaattttttgtcaTCAACAAGCCTGTAAACTGGACtttaacaagaaaaaaaaaaagcaaaaaagcGCAACTTCAGTCGGAAGTGCAGTCGGAAGTACAGTCGGAAGTACAGTCGGAAGTACAGTCGGAAGTACAATCGGAAGTACAGTCGGAAGTACATTCGGAAGTATACCCAAAAGCTCAGTTCCAACAAATAAAACCCACAAAACGAGACCAATTTTTAGGCAAAAATGGTTACATTAACATACATGTGCTTAAcgcattaaaaaatttaagtaaagctgaaaaaaatgcatttctGTTTACGAACAAtccattatatttatacaatgACATAAAATTCAACTTGAATGAAAACTTTCGCAGCAAGGGAGAACCTTACAACACATTActagaaaaatattacattgaCTCTGTGTTACAATATGGTATCAATtctgatatatattatttcccCTATAAGTTACCCATATATATGAGTGGATTAGTAATATGTTGTCgagattattatatttataaaaaatttattgaaatgattaatgaaaataaattaatacgGAAATATAGATGTTTAATAAATGATCCATTcgtttttgttaaaaataaacaaatatctttttttccaGAAGTTATACACAATTGTGCAGGTAATAGAAGCCTACACAAGGGTGAATATGCTCAGAATACGGTTGATGatgtaaaaagaaataaagaagaaaacgTAAATCGAAAAAAGGAATTGTTATTAGACATCAGTTCGTTGGAAGCACAAAAAGAGGCAAGTGgaattttccctttttataacttttttgaTGATAATACATATTCCACATGTTATTATGATCATTTAATTGATCATAAAAttgagaaattaaaaaataagatgaATCCTCAGATGATGCAACAaggaaagaaagaaaaatacaacTCCGGTCAAATGTTCAGACGGAGTAAACAATTTAGTAACAACCACAGCAATAATAACGATTGCCATTATATATCggcatttttaaaaaaaggccCCCCTATAAAAAGTCTTAACTGCTTTTTTACCTCCCTTCTCAAAAATGATAGTATCTCAAGTCCTGCTGGAGGAGTTAATAGCGATAATGGTAACTATGATAAAGATAGCTATGATAAAGATAGCTATGATAAAGATAGGAATGATAAAGATAGGTATGGTTATGGTGCATACGACAATAGTAACTACGATAACGGTAACTGTGTTAATAGGGGATATGATAAGATTAGGGGGATCTACTTAAGCAGCGTTCCAGGTGTACAGCTGCCCGAACGGGGAAAAATTCCTCATAATACGAAAGAGTGCAATGATAGTTGCCTCTCAGCtgatataagaaaaaataaatcgaACATTCTGAACAACATTAACGATTTAAATTTTCCTAATTTATACATGTCAAAGGACGGAAGAATAAATTTTCcattatctcttttttttaatgaaggcaatttttttacctttgATAAAGAAATGACAGAAGATTCTATACccatttcattaatttataagatggaaaattataaaacttatatagaaaagaggaaagatttattattaaaaaagggaGATGACTTAAGTTTATATCTTCAAAAATTTGCTGATATTTATTTGATtgattttgttcttttagaTAACCCTAGGCCCGATTTGATTAGGCACCTATTTAGCGAATTAAAAACACCAATAATAAACGATAACATATTTGATAGGACGACCTTTAAGAGAGATATAATTAACGAGCATATCTTAAGAGTGGAACGAATGGCAAAAGGAAAGGACAACTGTTCTTCTCTGTATACATCCTTATCTCCTCTTACCACTTCCTTGAGCATTTTTGACGACAGATATGCCGAATGCACTAATGAAAAGAGCACAAATAAATGGGCAATAAATGgagataataaatataaggaaCATATCCTAAGTACATGTGAATCCCCCATGGATGCTTTCACTATACCGAATGAAGATTTGTCATACTTGGTAAACAGCACAGCGAACAGCACAGCAAACAGCACAGCAAAACCGAACAAAATTAATAGCTATTTTATACATGAAAAAAGCGACCAGGCGGGTGAGCAACAAAAATACGATACACACAATTACGAAACGCACAGTTATGACGAACGCAATTTcgaaaagaagaaaactGGAAATAACTGTACGAACCTATGCTTAGAATTGTATCAGCTAGAATTTTTTGACCCAGTCAGTAACGATCCtgtaaaaattgaaaattctTTGCCCAGCTCATGGCTGTAATTTTTTTCGCTCCCAAAGCGCTTTCCtcaagatatatatatgcatatatctatatatacatatatatatttatccgtttattttatttatcatattgTTTTCATCCAgtgtacttttttatttttcattactttatcatcctttttttttttttttttttttattattccacgttatttcctattttattgcattt encodes:
- a CDS encoding hypothetical protein (conserved Plasmodium protein) — protein: MKKFNKEIRLIYRTLDDKFFVINKPVNWTLTRKKKSKKAQLQSEVQSEVQSEVQSEVQSEVQSEVQSEVHSEVYPKAQFQQIKPTKRDQFLGKNGYINIHVLNALKNLSKAEKNAFLFTNNPLYLYNDIKFNLNENFRSKGEPYNTLLEKYYIDSVLQYGINSDIYYFPYKLPIYMSGLVICCRDYYIYKKFIEMINENKLIRKYRCLINDPFVFVKNKQISFFPEVIHNCAGNRSLHKGEYAQNTVDDVKRNKEENVNRKKELLLDISSLEAQKEASGIFPFYNFFDDNTYSTCYYDHLIDHKIEKLKNKMNPQMMQQGKKEKYNSGQMFRRSKQFSNNHSNNNDCHYISAFLKKGPPIKSLNCFFTSLLKNDSISSPAGGVNSDNGNYDKDSYDKDSYDKDRNDKDRYGYGAYDNSNYDNGNCVNRGYDKIRGIYLSSVPGVQLPERGKIPHNTKECNDSCLSADIRKNKSNILNNINDLNFPNLYMSKDGRINFPLSLFFNEGNFFTFDKEMTEDSIPISLIYKMENYKTYIEKRKDLLLKKGDDLSLYLQKFADIYLIDFVLLDNPRPDLIRHLFSELKTPIINDNIFDRTTFKRDIINEHILRVERMAKGKDNCSSLYTSLSPLTTSLSIFDDRYAECTNEKSTNKWAINGDNKYKEHILSTCESPMDAFTIPNEDLSYLVNSTANSTANSTAKPNKINSYFIHEKSDQAGEQQKYDTHNYETHSYDERNFEKKKTGNNCTNLCLELYQLEFFDPVSNDPVKIENSLPSSWL